The Actinomadura sp. WMMB 499 genome includes a window with the following:
- a CDS encoding barstar family protein — protein sequence MARYRLIAETADDDGVLCSFDEITGFFGGTREEEGRHRFDALIPFCIPGDFMARLLPGEGSETEFVTELEVLGEDASVLGRYYVFPSLTERAPEGVLLSGYVWGRPPLPEEEEIWDIWRSGPPRESGLWTRYGPQGRRAWTHVALHRHVRTDGADRPDGSTFELDGTHVTDSAGFFCALGEAINGPGGYYGAGLDSLSDCMSGGYGTAGRFTLLWTHFEVARRSWKTRKPDDLAQAPSLESVLDVLGRGNVILDHR from the coding sequence ATGGCTCGCTACCGCTTGATCGCCGAGACGGCGGACGACGACGGGGTCCTGTGCTCGTTCGACGAGATCACGGGGTTCTTCGGCGGCACCCGAGAGGAAGAGGGACGGCACCGGTTCGACGCCCTGATCCCCTTCTGCATCCCTGGCGATTTCATGGCCCGGCTCCTGCCCGGCGAGGGCTCGGAGACCGAGTTCGTCACCGAACTCGAGGTTCTGGGTGAGGACGCGAGCGTACTCGGGCGTTACTACGTCTTCCCCAGCCTCACCGAGCGCGCCCCCGAAGGCGTCCTCCTCTCGGGCTACGTCTGGGGACGTCCACCCCTCCCTGAGGAAGAGGAGATCTGGGACATCTGGCGGTCGGGGCCACCACGAGAATCGGGCCTGTGGACAAGATACGGGCCGCAGGGGCGCCGCGCCTGGACGCACGTCGCGCTGCACCGGCACGTGCGGACGGACGGCGCGGACCGTCCGGACGGCTCGACCTTCGAACTGGACGGCACCCACGTGACCGACAGCGCGGGCTTCTTCTGCGCACTCGGCGAAGCGATCAACGGCCCCGGCGGCTACTACGGGGCGGGCCTCGACTCGCTGAGCGACTGCATGTCCGGCGGATACGGAACCGCCGGCCGGTTCACGCTCCTCTGGACGCACTTCGAGGTCGCCCGCCGGTCGTGGAAAACACGCAAACCCGACGACCTCGCCCAGGCGCCGTCGCTCGAGTCGGTCCTGGACGTCCTGGGACGCGGCAACGTCATCCTGGATCACCGCTGA